One window from the genome of Pyrus communis chromosome 16, drPyrComm1.1, whole genome shotgun sequence encodes:
- the LOC137721177 gene encoding metacaspase-1-like, whose translation MSMPVQCSNCHKKVQLLRPGEAPVYRPICRVATYTAPYSYSHHCPPHQPPLLTLPPPPYSQIPPGTPMLARGCKRAVICAVSYKDSKHELKGWINDAKCMKHLLVNRFHFPDSSILMLTEEETDPNPHPTKQNMIRALHWLVQGWQPGDSLVFHYSGHGKRKRNYTGDEVDGYDENLCPVDFKSRGLISDDEINAMIVRPLPRGVKPHTFMDACHSGTALDLAFLCRIDRSGRYVWEDHRPPSGVWKGTNGGKVICLSGCDDHQTSADASNLSTSTPTGVMTFSFTQAIEHGHGTTYGSIMRAIRSTILNTENEGRDTSTSSPSLAGRLTQVTKYDRHCF comes from the exons ATGTCGATGCCTGTACAATGCTCGAACTGCCACAAAAAGGTGCAGCTACTACGGCCAGGCGAAGCCCCCGTCTACCGCCCCATATGCCGGGTTGCCACCTATACAGCCCCGTATTCGTATTCCCACCACTGCCCGCCTCATCAACCGCCCCTCCTCACCCTGCCTCCACCCCCGTACAGCCAAATACCACCAGGGACACCTATGTTGGCTCGAGGATGCAAACGAGCTGTGATATGCGCTGTGTCGTATAAGGACTCCAAGCATGAGCTTAAGGGCTGGATCAATGATGCAAAATGTATGAAGCACTTGCTTGTCAATCGGTTCCACTTCCCGGATTCCTCCATTCTCATGCTCACCG AAGAAGAAACTGACCCAAATCCGCATCCTACCAAACAAAACATGATAAGGGCTCTGCATTGGCTTGTGCAAGGTTGGCAACCAGGAGACTCCTTGGTGTTCCATTATTCCGGTCatggaaaaagaaagaggaactACACCGGGGATGAGGTGGATGGATATGACGAAAACTTGTGTCCCGTGGATTTCAAGAgtcggggactgatttcagacGATGAGATCAATGCAATGATTGTAAGACCTCTTCCTCGTGGGGTTAAGCCTCACACCTTTATGGATGCTTGCCATAGCGGTACTGCTCTAGATTTAGCATTCCTTTGCAGGATCGACAG AAGTGGGAGATACGTATGGGAGGATCACCGCCCTCCATCGGGTGTTTGGAAAGGAACAAATGGCGGGAAGGTCATATGCCTCAGTGGCTGTGATGATCATCAGACCTCTGCTGATGCTTCA AATCTGTCGACTAGTACTCCAACTGGTGTCATGACTTTTTCTTTCACCCAAGCCATCGAGCATGGACATGGAACCACATACGGCAGCATCATGAGGGCGATAAGATCTACCATTCTCAACACGGAGAATGAAGGCCGTGATACCTCAACGTCATCTCCGAGTCTTGCTGGCAGGTTGACACAGGTAACTAAAT
- the LOC137720905 gene encoding metacaspase-1-like: protein MPLLVDCSGCKTPLQLPPGARTIRCPLCQAFTRIADSRAFPPPPYSSSSSSSNHNPPPPSTSPYNDSPPVPPPSVHGRKRAVICAVSYKRSRHELKGCINDAKCMKYLLVNKFSFPESSILMLTEEEADPYRHPTKQNMRMALFWLVQGCQAGDSLVFHYSGHGSQQRNYTGDEVDGFDETLCPSDFETQGMIIDDEINATIVKPLPTGARLHAIVDACHSGTVLDLPFLCRMDRNGKYVWEDHRPRSGVWKGTNGGEVISFSGCDDDQTSADTSALSKITSTGAMTYAFIQAIERGHGDTYGNMLNAMRSTIRNTDNDVGGGIVTSLISMLLKGGSLGGLRQEPQLTANEPFDVYKKPFSL, encoded by the exons ATGCCGTTGCTGGTAGACTGCTCCGGCTGCAAGACGCCGCTGCAGCTGCCGCCCGGCGCTAGGACGATCCGCTGCCCCCTGTGCCAGGCATTCACCCGCATCGCCGACTCCCGCGCTTTTCCACCTCCGCCCtactcttcctcctcctcctcatctaACCACAACCCTCCTCCGCCCTCCACTTCTCCCTACAACGACTCGCCGCCGGTGCCTCCTCCGTCGGTGCACGGGCGGAAGCGAGCTGTGATATGTGCCGTGTCGTACAAGCGGTCCCGTCACGAGCTCAAGGGATGCATTAACGACGCCAAGTGTATGAAGTACTTGCTGGTCAACAAGTTCAGCTTTCCAGAATCCTCCATTCTCATGCTCACCG AAGAAGAAGCTGATCCTTATAGGCACCCAACCAAGCAAAATATGAGAATGGCGCTGTTTTGGCTTGTGCAAGGTTGTCAAGCAGGGGATTCTTTGGTGTTTCATTATTCTGGTCATGGATCACAACAGAGGAACTACACCGGGGATGAGGTGGATGGATTTGATGAAACGCTATGTCCTTCGGATTTTGAGACTCAGGGGATGATTATCGATGATGAGATCAATGCAACAATTGTCAAACCTCTTCCCACCGGGGCTAGGCTTCATGCAATTGTGGATGCTTGCCACAGTGGTACTGTGCTAGATTTACCATTTCTCTGTAGGATGGACAG GAACGGGAAGTACGTATGGGAGGATCATCGCCCTAGATCAGGTGTTTGGAAAGGAACAAATGGTGGAGAGGTCATTTCCTTTAGTGGCTGTGATGATGATCAAACTTCTGCTGATACCTCA GCTTTGTCAAAGATTACTTCGACTGGTGCCATGACTTATGCTTTCATCCAAGCCATCGAGCGTGGACATGGAGATACATATGGTAACATGTTGAATGCAATGCGATCTACCATCCGTAACACAGACAATGATGTTGGAGGTGGTATTGTGACATCTCTTATCTCCATGCTTTTGAAAGGAGGGAGTCTTGGCGGGTTAAGACAG GAACCACAGCTAACCGCCAATGAACCATTTGATGTGTATAAGAAGCCTTTCTCCTTGTAG